One Setaria viridis chromosome 7, Setaria_viridis_v4.0, whole genome shotgun sequence genomic region harbors:
- the LOC117863907 gene encoding anaphase-promoting complex subunit 2, producing MEQDDADGSLDSWARFCSLSNELLGGDGDLSVGPRLAPVVADLCTRGLATLVRDYFLHSLEETFRNNAVKKFWQHFHPYCNASPVDRIKFCVKEHWPEEILSGALEDICLEKSYQEKCVLVLVHALQSYEDRTPKRKFKAVDCSSSLMPRYQLMVSSVLLTTLPLSFPEILNVYFKKKLEELNIIMAGSYESDQLGNHELFESSNTSDWHSGMDIDGQDVSESSCLVKNIGKVVRDLRCLGFTSMTEDAYSSAIIWLLKSKVYELAGDDYRVPVLGSVKKWIQAVPLQFLHALLTYLGDSVDYDSGSSGLKSPLASRPSSFPGIGVPSEALVRWHMRLEYFAYETLQDLRIGKLFEIIVDYPESSPAIEDLKLCLEYTGQHSKLVDSFISSLRYRLLTAGASTNDILHQYVSTIKALRTIDPTGVFLEAVGEPIRDYLRGRKDTIKCIVTMLTDGSGGNASGTGNAGDNLLEELNRDAENQENADYDNHANIDEKQAWLNSESWEPDPVEADPLKGSRNRRKVDILGLMVSIIGSKDQLVNEYRVMLAEKLLNKSDFEIDSDIRTLELLKIHFGESSMQKCEIMLNDLIDSKRTNSNIKTSLLKTSQTVAGQEEAEISHDVLDATIISSNFWPPIQTEDLVVPASVDQLLSDYAKRFHQIKTPRKLLWKKNLGTVKLELEFEGRSMQFTVAPVHAAIIMRFQEKSSWTSKTLATEIGIPMDSLNRRISFWTSKGVLTESAGPDADDHTFTVVDSMSDVNKNSIANERLAEYQMTEEEGESSVASVEEQLKKEMTVYEKFIIGMLINFGSMSLDRIHNTLKMFCIAEPSYDKSLQQLQSFLSGLVVDEKLETRDGLYLLKR from the exons ATGGAGCAGGACGACGCCGACGGCAGTCTCGATTCGTGGGCCCGATTCTGCTCTCTCTCCAACGAGCTtctcggcggcgacggtgatctCTCCGTTGGGCCGCGCCTAGCGCCCGTCGTCGCCGACCTCTGCACCCGCGGCCTCGCCACGCTCGTCCGCGACTACTTCCTCCACTCCCTCGAG GAAACATTTCGAAACAATGCAGTCAAGAAGTTCTGGCAGCACTTTCATCCTTATTGCAATGCCTCTCCAGTAGATCGAATTAAATTCTGC GTTAAAGAACATTGGCCTGAGGAAATCTTAAGTGGAGCACTGGAGGACATATGCTTGGAAAAGAGTTACCAGGAAAAatgtgttcttgttcttgtccATGCTTTACAATCATATGAGGATAGGACGCCCAAAAGAAAATTCAAAGCAGTGGATTGTAGTTCCAGTTTGATGCCTAGGTACCAGTTAATGGTATCATCGGTACTTCTGACAACACTGCCCTTGAGCTTTCCTG AGATATTAAATGTCTATTTCAAGAAGAAGCTGGAAGAACTTAATATTATTATGGCTGGATCATATGAGAGTGACCAACTTGGGAATCATGAGCTTTTCGAAAGTAGTAATACCTCTGACTGGCATTCTGGAATGGATATTGATGGTCAAGATGTTTCAGAAAGTAGCTGTTTGGTAAAGAACATTGGAAAAGTTGTTCGTGATCTTAGATGTCTTGGTTTTACATCAATGACAGAAGATGCTTATTCCTCTGCAATAATCTGGCTTTTAAAG TCTAAAGTTTATGAACTAGCTGGTGATGATTACAGAGTTCCTGTCCTTGGGTCTGTGAAGAAGTGGATTCAG GCTGTTCCTCTTCAGTTTCTGCATGCTCTTTTAACATATCTTGGCGACTCAGTGGACTATGATAGTGGATCTTCTGGTCTGAAATCACCGTTAgcctcacgtccttcttccttccCAGGGATTGGCGTTCCTTCTGAAGCCCTTGTGAGATGGCACATGCGCCTTGAGTATTTTGCTTATGAAACCTTGCAGGACCTACGAATTGGCAAACTTTTTGAAATAATTGTAGATTACCCTGAGAG CTCTCCCGCTATTGAAGACCTAAAGCTGTGTTTGGAGTACACGGGTCAACACTCTAAGCTTGTTGACTCATTTATCTCATCGCTTAGATATCGTCTACTTACTGCTGGTGCATCAACAAATGATATATTGCATCAATACGTGTCCACTATCAAAGCATTGCGGACAATTGACCCCACTGGCGTGTTCTTGGAGGCAGTTGGTGAACCAATTAGGGATTATCTGCGAGGTAGAAAAGACACTATCAAATGCATAGTGACGATGCTAACTGATGGATCTGGAGGAAATGCAAGTGGAACAGGAAACGCAGGTGACAATCTTCTGGAAGAGTTGAACAGAGATGCTGAAAATCAGGAAAATGCTGATTATGACAATCATGCAAACATTGATGAGAAACAAGCATGGCTGAATTCTGAAAG CTGGGAACCTGATCCTGTAGAAGCTGATCCATTGAAAGGCAGCAGGAATAGAAGGAAAGTTGATATACTTGGACTAATGGTTAGTATAATTGGCTCAAAGGACCAATTAGTCAACGAATATCGTGTAATGTTGGCAGAAAAACTGCTCAACAAATCTGACTTTGAAATAGATTCAGACATTCGCACGTTGGAACTCCTGAAG ATCCATTTTGGTGAGAGCAGCATGCAGAAGTGTGAGATTATGCTTAATGACTTGATTGACTCGAAGAGAACCAACTCAAACATTAAAACATCTTTGCTAAAGACATCTCAAACTG TTGCTGGGCAAGAGGAAGCAGAAATTTCTCATGATGTTCTTGATGCAACAATAATATCATCCAACTTTTGGCCACCAATTCAG ACAGAAGACCTTGTTGTTCCTGCTTCAGTTGATCAGTTGCTATCTGATTATGCAAAAAGATTTCATCAGATAAAAACTCCACGGAAGCTATTATGGAAGAAAAATCTTGGAACAGTCAAG TTAGAACTGGAATTTGAGGGAAGAAGCATGCAGTTTACTGTGGCTCCTGTTCATGCTGCGATCATAATGCGATTTCAAGAGAAATCTAG TTGGACTTCAAAGACACTTGCTACAGAAATTGGCATACCTATGGATTCTCTTAACAGAAGGATAAGCTTCTGGACAAGCAAG GGTGTCCTGACAGAATCAGCAGGACCAGATGCCGATGATCACACCTTTACTGTTGTTGATAGCATGTCTGATGTCAACAAAAACAGTATTGCAAATGAACGCTTGGCAGAGTATCAAATGACTGAGGAAGAAGGTGAAAGCTCTGTAGCTTCAGTTGAGGAACAACTTAAGAAAGAAATGACTGTGTACGAG AAATTCATCATCGGAATGCTAATCAATTTCGGGAGTATGTCACTGGACAGGATACATAACACGTTAAAG ATGTTCTGTATAGCTGAACCATCATATGACAAGTCACTGCAGCAGCTGCAAAGTTTTCTTTCTGGTCTAGTGGTGGATGAAAAGCTAGAAACGAGGGATGGGTTGTACTTGCTAAAGAGGTAG
- the LOC117863908 gene encoding elongator complex protein 3, translating into MATAAAAAAVAAPEQPRRRKPAPGRGGVVLPAGLSEEEARVRAIAEIVSAMGELSRRGEDVDLNALKSAACRKYGLARAPKLVEMIAAVPEADRAALLPRLRAKPVRTASGIAVVAVMSKPHRCPHIATTGNICVYCPGGPDSDFEYSTQSYTGYEPTSMRAIRARYNPYVQARSRIDQLKRLGHSVDKVEFILMGGTFMSLPADYRDYFIRNLHDALSGHTSANVEEAVCYSEHSAVKCIGMTIETRPDYCLGPHLRQMLSYGCTRLEIGVQSTYEDVARDTNRGHTVAAVADCFCLAKDAGFKVVAHMMPDLPNVGVERDLESFREFFESPAFRADGLKIYPTLVIRGTGLYELWKTGRYRNYPPELLVDIVARILSMVPPWTRVYRVQRDIPMPLVTSGVEKGNLRELALARMEDLGLKCRDVRTREAGIQDIHHKIRPDEVELVRRDYAANEGWETFLSYEDTRQDILIGLLRLRKCGRNVTCPELVGRCSIVRELHVYGTAVPVHGRDADKLQHQGYGTLLMEEAERIARREHRSKKLAVISGVGTRHYYRKLGYELEGPYMVKCFA; encoded by the exons atggcgaccgccgccgccgccgccgccgtggcggcaCCGGAGCAGCCGCGCCGCCGGAAGCCTGCGCCGGGACGCGGAGGCGTGGTCCTCCCCGCGGGCCTCTCGGAGGAGGAGGCCCGTGTGCGGGCCATCGCGGAGATCGTGTCGGCGATGGGGGAGCTCAGTCGGCGCGGGGAGGACGTGGACCTCAACGCGCTCAAGTCCGCCGCGTGCCGGAAGTACGGGCTGGCGCGGGCGCCCAAGCTGGTGGAGATGATCGCCGCGGTGCCCGAGGCCGACCGCGCCGCGCTGCTGCCGCGGCTGCGCGCCAAGCCCGTGCGCACGGCGTCGGgcatcgccgtcgtcgccgtcatGTCGAAGCCGCACCGGTGCCCCCACATCGCCACCACCGGGAACATCTGCGTGTACTGCCCGGGCGGCCCCGACTCCGACTTCGAGTACAGCACGCAGTCCTACACTGGATATGAGCCTACTAGCATGCGTGCCATTCGGGCAAG GTACAATCCATATGTTCAAGCCAGAAGCAGGATAGATCAGCTCAAGAGGCTAGGGCATAGTGTGGATAAG GTCGAATTCATCTTGATGGGTGGGACTTTCATGTCCTTGCCAGCTGATTATCGCGATTATTTTATCAGAAATCTTCATGATGCTTTATCCGGTCACACTTCTGCAAATGTTGAGGAGGCCGTTTGTTATTCAGAACACAGTGCTGTCAAATGTATTGGCATGACAATTGAGAC GAGACCTGATTATTGCTTGGGGCCTCATCTGCGCCAGATGCTATCTTATGGTTGTACCCGCTTAGAAATTGGTGTTCAGAGTACATACGAGGATGTCGCCCGTGACACAAACAGAGGCCACACGGTGGCTGCTGTTGCTGATTGCTTTTGTTTGGCAAAAGATGCTGGGTTTAAG GTGGTTGCCCACATGATGCCAGATTTACCTAATGTTGGAGTTGAAAGAGACCTAGAAAGTTTCAGAGAATTTTTTGAAAGTCCAGCATTCCGGGCCGATGGTCTAAAGATTTATCCAACACTTGTGATTCGTGGAACTGGTCTTTATGAGCTCTGGAAAACTGGCAG ATATAGAAATTATCCACCTGAGCTGTTGGTGGATATTGTAGCTAGGATTCTGTCTATGGTACCACCGTGGACACGAGTGTATCGGGTCCAGAGAGATATTCCTATGCCTCTCGTAACTTCTGGTGTCGAGAAAGGTAACCTGCGTGAGCTTGCTTTGGCTCGAATGGAGGATCTAGGCTTGAAATGCCGAGATGTCAGAACCCGTGAGGCAGGGATTCAG GATATCCATCACAAAATCAGGCCAGATGAAGTAGAGCTTGTCAGGCGTGACTATGCTGCAAATGAGGGTTGGGAGACGTTCCTCTCTTATGAGGATACACGACAG GATATCCTGATCGGCCTATTGCGCTTGCGTAAATGTGGTCGTAATGTTACATGCCCTGAACTCGTAGGGAGGTGTTCAATTGTCCGCGAACTTCATGTCTATGGAACTGCAGTCCCTGTGCATGGTCGTGATGCAGACAAACTACAGCACCAG GGTTATGGAACTCTACTGATGGAAGAAGCAGAAAGAATTGCTCGAAGGGAACACCGTTCAAAGAAATTGGCTGTCATTTCAGGAGTCGGTACTCGCCACTATTACCGCAAGTTGGGTTATGAGCTAGAAGGGCCTTACATGGTCAAATGTTTTGCATAA
- the LOC117863910 gene encoding 26S proteasome non-ATPase regulatory subunit 6 has translation MDIAGEDGKQQPHLVLAHKLFLLSHHDVDDLAKVDLRADVLAAVKSDDMAALYESLATDGVLEMDAALLAEMRARIDEEIRKFDEKIADAEENLGESEVREAHLAKSLYFIRVGEKEKALEQLKVTEGKTVAVGQKMDLVFYTLQIGFFYMDFDLISKSIDKAKNLFEEGGDWERKNRLKVYEGLYCMATRNFKKAASLFLDSISTFTTYELFTYDTFIFYTVLTSVTSLDRVSLKQKVVDAPEILAVIGKVPHLSEFLNSLYNCQYKSFFIAFSGLTEQIKLDRYLQPHFRYYMREVRTVVYSQFLESYKSVTMEAMASAFGVTVDFIDQELSRFIAAGKLHCKIDKVAGVLETNRPDARNAFYQATIKQGDFLLNRIQKLSRVIDL, from the exons ATGGACATCGCCGGAGAGGACGGGAAGCAGCAGCCACACCTGGTACTAGCGCACAAGCTGTTCCTGCTGTCGCACCACGATGTGGATGACCTCGCCAAGGTCGACCTCCGCGCCGACGTTCTCGCGGCAGTCAAATCCGATG ACATGGCGGCGCTGTACGAGTCGCTGGCGACGGACGGCGTGCTGGAGATGGACGCGGCGCTGCTGGCCGAGATGCGCGCCAGGATCGACGAGGAGATCCGGAAGTTCGATGAGAA AATCGCTGATGCTGAGGAGAATTTGGGTGAGAGTGAAGTGCGTGAGGCCCATCTTGCCAAATCCTTGTATTTCATAAGGGTTGGGGAGAAG GAAAAGGCTCTGGAGCAGCTTAAAGTTACTGAAGGAAAAACTGTAGCTGTTGGCCAAAAGATGGACCTTGTTTTCTACACGTTGCAAATTGGATTTTTCTATATGGACTTTGATCTCATCTCAAAATCCATTGACAAGGCTAAAAA CCTGTTTGAGGAGGGTGGTGACTGGGAGAGGAAGAACAGATTGAAAGTGTATGAAGGATTGTACTGCATGGCGACTAGAAACTTCAAGAAAGCTGCTAGCTTGTTCTTGGATTCGATTTCAACATTCACAACCTATGAGCTGTTCACCTATGATACATTCATCTTCTACACGGTTCTTACAAGTGTTACCTCACTGGATCGTGTATCTCTAAAACAGAAG GTTGTAGATGCACCTGAAATCCTCGCTGTAATTGGCAAAGTACCTCACCTCTCCGAGTTCCTCAATTCACTCTATAATTGCCAGTACAAGTCATTTTTTATTGCATTCT CTGGCTTGACGGAACAGATCAAGTTGGACCGTTACCTGCAGCCTCATTTCCGCTACTACATGCGTGAAGTGCGCACTGTTGTTTACTCACAGTTTCTGGAATCGTACAAGAGTGTGACAATGGAAGCAATGGCTTCTGCGTTTGGCGTAACCGTTGATTTCATTGACCA GGAATTGTCGCGCTTTATCGCTGCTGGGAAGCTCCACTGCAAGATAGACAAAGTTGCTGGCGTCTTGGAGACGAACCGACCTGATGCCAGGAATGCCTTCTACCAGGCAACCATCAAGCAAGGAGACTTCCTGCTGAACCGCATCCAGAAGCTATCACGAGTTATTGACCTGTAG
- the LOC117863909 gene encoding serine/threonine protein phosphatase 2A 57 kDa regulatory subunit B' theta isoform, protein MIKNILGRLPRKPGKAGDSRDAAAATSAGNGMEPSNSYSVARSMDPGNKRAGNGDYAVPPGVAPNPVMNGAVVYHSNEPLPAFKDVAASEKQNLFVKKVNLCCAVYDFTDPTKNLKEKEVKRQTLMELVDYVTSANGKFSEVVMQEITKMVSINLFRSSNPTPRENKVIEGVDLEEDEPLMDPAWSHLQIVYEVFLRFVASQETDAKLAKRYIDHSFILRLLDLFDSEDPRERDYLKTILHRIYGKFMVHRPFIRKAINNIFYRFIFETEKHNGIAELLEILGSIINGFALPLKEEHKLFLVRALIPLHKPKCVSMYHQQLSYCITQFVEKDCKLADTVIRGLLKYWPVTNSSKEVMFLGELEEVLEATQLAEFQRCMVPLFCQIARSMNSSHFQVAERALFLWNNDHIENLIKQNYKVLLPIIYPALERNTRDHWNQAVRSLTLNVRKIFSDHDSAFFGECVQRFNDEELKQEESDLKREALWKRLEEMATSKPGENNPLGTPNGKSSQTAG, encoded by the exons ATGATTAAGAATATCCTTGGCCGGCTGCCGAGGAAGCCGGGGAAGGCCGGGGATAGCcgggatgctgctgctgctacgtCTGCGGGGAACGGCATGGAGCCGTCCAATTCCTACAGTGTTGCCAGGAGCATGGACCCGGGGAACAAGAGGGCTGGAAATGGGGATTATGCAGTGCCACCTGGGGTAGCTCCTAACCCGGTGATGAATGGGGCTGTGGTGTACCACTCCAATGAGCCGCTGCCGGCGTTCAAGGATGTGGCGGCATCCGAGAAGCAGAATTTGTTTGTCAAGAAGGTGAACCTGTGCTGCGCCGTGTATGACTTCACGGATCCGACAAAGAACCTGAAGGAAAAGGAGGTGAAGCGCCAGACGCTTATGGAGCTGGTCGATTACGTCACGTCGGCAAATGGCAAGTTCTCAGAGGTCGTCATGCAGGAGATCACCAAGATGGTGTCCATTAACCTGTTCCGGAGCTCCAACCCCACGCCCCGTGAGAACAAGGTCATTGAGGGAGTTGATCTGGAGGAGGATGAGCCCCTCATGGACCCGGCATGGTCGCACTTGCAGATTGTGTATGAGGTTTTCTTGAGATTTGTTGCATCACAGGAGACAGATGCAAAGCTCGCCAAGAGATACATAGATCACTCCTTCATTCTTAGGCTGCTAGATCTTTTTGACTCAGAGGACCCCAGGGAAAGGGACTATCTAAAGACAATACTTCATAGAATATATGGTAAATTCATGGTTCATCGCCCATTCATCAGGAAAGCAATTAACAACATATTCTACAGGTTCATATTTGAAACAGAAAAGCATAATGGTATTGCGGAGCTGTTGGAGATCCTGGGCAGTATTATCAATGGTTTTGCCCTTCCGCTAAAGGAAGAACACAAGTTATTCCTTGTTCGTGCACTGATCCCTCTTCACAAGCCAAAGTGTGTATCTATGTACCATCAACAGCTATCTTATTGCATCACACAGTTTGTTGAGAAGGACTGCAAACTCGCTGACACAGTTATTAGGGGCTTACTGAAATATTGGCCTGTGACAAACAGTTCAAAGGAGGTGATGTTCTTGGGTGAGTTAGAAGAGGTTTTGGAGGCAACACAGCTTGCAGAGTTTCAAAGATGCATGGTTCCACTCTTCTGTCAGATTGCCCGTAGCATGAACAGCTCTCATTTCCAG GTGGCAGAGCGGGCTCTATTTCTCTGGAACAATGACCATATTGAAAACCTAATTAAGCAAAACTACAAGGTGCTACTACCTATCATCTATCCAGCACTCGAGAGAAACACCAGAGATCACTGGAACCAAGCTGTTCGTAGCCTGACATTGAATGTACGCAAGATCTTCTCTGATCATGATTCTGCATTCTTCGGGGAGTGCGTTCAGAGGTTCAACGACGAGGAGCTGAAGCAGGAGGAATCCGATTTGAAGCGAGAAGCCCTGTGGAAGCGCCTGGAGGAAATGGCCACCTCAAAACCTGGTGAGAACAACCCCTTGGGCACACCCAATGGCAAATCCAGTCAAACTGCTGGCTAG
- the LOC117865712 gene encoding plant UBX domain-containing protein 1 codes for MEAEYTHHRAGPSSSTTTLLWPCATRRRKRGEDGDDDLSPASVAMDLDADAQHAADKLKAVSEELGHQIRVFSREKFAQQPSKLPSADYEEDDEFYELQPADYHNLVSIRKAEKSKMLKTRKMREAELAAQRAKIAKAVMRVRFPDGYILEADFLPSDRIHSLVDLLMKVLARPDLPFYLYTVPPKKRILDTSQDFYTAGFVPGANVHFSYDLPEGSLADDLKSGPFLREEIQSLDGLSLLLKPASQPDDSRMNSPAVQSGVSQSNPAPTANEKPGKPKWLKR; via the exons ATGGAAGCAGAGTACACCCACCACCGGGcgggcccctcctcctccaccaccaccctcctctGGCCGTGCGCGACTCGCCGCAGGAAGAGgggcgaggacggcgacgacgacctctCGCCGGCGTCCGTGGCCATGGATCTCGACGCCGACGCGCAGCACGCCGCG GACAAGTTGAAAGCAGTGTCAGAGGAACTTGGACACCAGATCCGAGTTTTTTCAAGAGAGAAATTTGCTCAACAACCGAGCAAGCTGCCCAGTGCAGATTATG aggaagatgatgaattTTATGAGCTTCAGCCTGCTGATTACCACAACTTGGTATCAATCAGGAAGGCAG AGAAATCTAAAATGCTGAAGACTCGCAAGATGCGTGAGGCAGAACTTGCTGCTCAGCGAGCAAAGATAGCAAAG GCGGTAATGAGGGTGCGATTCCCTGATGGCTACATTCTTGAGGCTGACTTTCTTCCATCAGATAGGATTCATAGTCTAGTGGACCTGCTCATGAAAGTACTTGCTAGACCAGATCTGCCATTCTATCTTT ATACAGTACCTCCAAAGAAGCGTATACTAGACACATCACAGGACTTCTATACAGCTGGTTTTGTCCCTGGAGCGAACGTCCACTTTTCTTATGATCTGCCTGAAG GTTCGTTGGCAGATGATCTAAAATCAGGACCCTTTCTCCGTGAAGAAATTCAAAGTTTGGATGGACTGTCACTGCTGTTGAAACCTGCTAGTCAACCTGATGATTCTAGGATGAACTCTCCTGCTGTTCAGTCTGGTGTATCCCAATCTAATCCTGCACCAACAGCAAATGAGAAGCCAGGCAAACCAAAGTGGCTCAAAAG GTGA